A genomic window from Cytobacillus suaedae includes:
- the map gene encoding type I methionyl aminopeptidase, which translates to MIVNNEQDIKALKEIGKIVATIRDEMIQMTKPGITTKELDEHAKILFEKFDAISGPKGEYNFPGYTCISVNEEIAHGIPGSRVIKDGDLVNIDVSGSKNGYFADTGLSFVVGNGDEVLTKICKVAKEAFEAGLLKCKAGSKLNGIGKAVHNVAKKNGLTVIKDLTGHGVGRALHEPPSHVLNYFDPWDNELLQDGMVIAFEPFISTNSEHITQLSDGWTYVPKESSFVAQIEHTIIITKDEPIIITL; encoded by the coding sequence ATGATTGTTAATAACGAACAAGATATAAAAGCATTAAAGGAAATCGGAAAAATTGTTGCGACCATTCGTGATGAGATGATTCAAATGACAAAGCCCGGCATCACAACAAAAGAGTTGGATGAACATGCTAAAATACTATTTGAAAAATTTGATGCGATTTCAGGTCCAAAGGGAGAATATAACTTCCCGGGTTACACATGTATTAGTGTAAATGAGGAGATTGCACACGGAATTCCTGGTTCTCGCGTGATAAAAGATGGAGATCTAGTAAATATCGACGTTTCAGGCTCTAAAAATGGATATTTTGCCGATACTGGACTTTCATTTGTTGTAGGTAATGGAGATGAAGTTCTAACTAAAATCTGTAAAGTTGCTAAAGAGGCTTTTGAGGCTGGTCTGTTAAAATGTAAAGCAGGTTCTAAACTTAATGGGATTGGGAAAGCTGTTCATAATGTAGCCAAAAAGAATGGGTTAACTGTGATTAAGGATTTAACAGGTCACGGTGTTGGGAGAGCCCTTCATGAACCGCCAAGCCATGTATTAAATTACTTCGACCCATGGGACAATGAACTGCTTCAAGACGGAATGGTTATTGCATTTGAACCATTTATTTCTACAAATTCTGAGCATATTACTCAACTAAGTGACGGCTGGACATATGTTCCTAAGGAGAGTAGTTTTGTAGCACAGATTGAACATACGATTATCATCACAAAGGATGAACCGATCATTATTACTTTGTAA
- a CDS encoding pentapeptide repeat-containing protein, translating to MNKIKIQSPKIPTYLESAHFEDMEDRYLSVCTISDCTIFEEEINRMRFDQVVFKNVTFMDVTFTNIELTDVIFEKCDLSNTDFSGAAIHRVEFIESKLLGLNLTEATLGNVLFDNCFANLSSFGYASLKNVQFEKCSLRNGDFFECKFNKINFTDCDLVEANFTNTPLDGIDLSSCKIDQLSLSPGDLKGCVVSTEQAIAFARLLGLVIKE from the coding sequence ATGAATAAAATAAAGATTCAATCACCCAAAATACCAACGTACTTAGAATCAGCTCATTTTGAGGATATGGAAGACAGGTACCTAAGTGTATGTACTATTAGCGATTGTACTATTTTTGAAGAAGAGATCAATCGAATGAGGTTTGATCAAGTTGTTTTTAAAAATGTAACCTTCATGGATGTTACATTTACGAATATTGAACTTACCGATGTTATATTTGAAAAGTGTGACTTATCAAATACAGACTTTAGTGGTGCTGCTATTCATAGAGTAGAGTTTATAGAATCAAAATTACTAGGTCTTAACCTTACAGAGGCAACTTTGGGGAATGTGCTATTTGACAACTGTTTTGCAAACTTAAGTTCCTTCGGATATGCTTCTTTAAAAAATGTGCAATTTGAAAAGTGTTCCCTACGAAATGGGGATTTCTTTGAATGTAAATTCAACAAAATTAATTTTACTGATTGTGATTTAGTTGAAGCCAATTTCACGAATACTCCATTAGATGGAATTGATCTTAGTAGTTGTAAGATTGATCAATTAAGTCTTTCACCAGGAGATTTAAAGGGATGCGTAGTTTCAACTGAACAAGCAATTGCTTTTGCAAGGCTTTTAGGTTTAGTAATTAAGGAATAA
- a CDS encoding NUDIX domain-containing protein yields MTKTIYVNWDEHYIKLTWYPSTELPPLEKVTSVHGYCFYKDKILLVHIKGRGFNTPGGHIEDNETPEAALHREVYEEGYVKGTHKYIGMIEVSHEENPHFDSGGKYPLIGYQLFYRMDITECLSFKRENEATSRIWVEPEELPYVIDDHELSSLILKEAMKQGSCLVE; encoded by the coding sequence ATGACAAAGACAATCTATGTGAATTGGGATGAGCACTATATAAAGCTAACATGGTATCCTTCTACAGAACTTCCTCCTCTTGAGAAAGTGACAAGTGTCCATGGATATTGCTTTTATAAAGACAAAATATTACTTGTACATATAAAAGGAAGAGGCTTTAACACCCCAGGTGGCCATATAGAAGACAATGAAACACCTGAAGCCGCTCTCCATCGAGAAGTATATGAAGAGGGCTATGTTAAAGGGACTCACAAATACATAGGAATGATTGAAGTAAGTCATGAAGAAAACCCACATTTTGATTCAGGGGGGAAGTATCCTCTCATTGGCTATCAATTATTTTATCGAATGGATATAACTGAGTGTCTTTCTTTTAAACGAGAAAATGAAGCAACTTCAAGAATATGGGTCGAACCAGAGGAACTTCCATATGTGATAGATGATCACGAGCTTAGTTCACTCATTTTAAAGGAAGCCATGAAACAAGGGAGTTGTTTGGTTGAGTAA
- a CDS encoding tyrosine-protein phosphatase — translation MKTTTTKFDKLYNFRDIGGLKTTDGRYMKSGVLYRSDELSRLTRKDLTTLESHNLRLIIDLRTENERKSKPDRVPHTQDLQQTHIPIYHDSQDFSKVEFFKFLTGKSKDLDFEVLIKEFYQSMATERVAEINQTLTLISQSRNLPALIHCTGGKDRTGLLSALIQLTCGVSFETVMQEYLRSNDLIEPRMKKIERFIRWMSLFQIPRERIKPVLIVKADYLHDTHDYMLKQFGSVEGFLIEGCKIEERTLQNIRDLMLD, via the coding sequence ATGAAAACTACTACAACTAAATTTGATAAGTTATATAATTTTCGAGACATCGGCGGGTTAAAAACAACAGATGGTCGGTACATGAAATCTGGCGTACTTTACAGATCAGATGAATTATCCCGATTAACACGAAAAGACCTCACTACATTGGAATCACATAACTTAAGATTAATCATTGATCTTCGTACTGAAAATGAAAGAAAATCAAAGCCAGATCGAGTCCCACATACTCAAGATTTACAACAAACCCACATCCCGATCTACCATGATAGCCAGGATTTTTCAAAAGTTGAATTCTTTAAGTTTTTAACCGGCAAATCAAAAGATCTTGACTTTGAAGTTTTAATAAAGGAATTTTATCAAAGCATGGCTACTGAAAGAGTCGCAGAAATAAATCAAACGCTAACTCTTATCTCACAATCTCGTAATTTGCCAGCTTTGATTCACTGTACAGGAGGTAAAGATCGTACAGGACTCCTTTCAGCTTTGATTCAATTGACGTGTGGTGTTTCATTTGAAACAGTCATGCAGGAGTATTTACGTTCTAATGACTTAATTGAACCAAGAATGAAAAAGATTGAAAGATTTATAAGATGGATGAGTTTATTTCAAATTCCACGAGAGAGAATTAAACCAGTACTTATTGTGAAAGCAGATTATTTACACGATACACATGACTATATGTTGAAACAATTTGGTTCAGTTGAGGGATTTTTAATAGAAGGCTGTAAGATTGAAGAGAGAACTCTCCAAAATATTAGAGACTTAATGTTAGATTAA
- a CDS encoding YjcZ family sporulation protein: MSGVGYGGGFALIVVLFILLIIVGASWM; encoded by the coding sequence ATGAGTGGAGTTGGTTATGGTGGTGGATTCGCACTTATCGTAGTGCTATTCATCTTGTTGATCATCGTTGGCGCATCTTGGATGTAA
- a CDS encoding SRPBCC domain-containing protein — protein sequence MPTVQDIKQTITFNAPIQKVWDKVSTSEGIAAWFMPNDFEAKVGHEFHLQSPFGPSPCKVLEIEPPNRLSFTWDTDGWIVEFILKDLGDKTEFTLIHSGWRDSEEIVGKANEKASVIRDRMNQGWTSIIENLGKAVEA from the coding sequence ATGCCAACTGTACAAGATATAAAACAAACTATAACATTTAATGCGCCTATCCAAAAAGTATGGGACAAAGTATCAACTTCAGAAGGAATTGCTGCTTGGTTTATGCCAAATGATTTTGAGGCAAAAGTAGGTCACGAGTTTCATTTGCAATCTCCGTTTGGTCCGTCACCTTGTAAAGTATTAGAAATTGAACCACCTAATCGTTTATCATTCACTTGGGATACAGATGGATGGATTGTTGAATTCATTTTAAAAGATTTAGGGGATAAGACTGAGTTTACGCTAATCCATAGTGGTTGGAGAGACTCTGAAGAAATTGTTGGAAAGGCCAACGAAAAAGCTTCTGTTATACGTGATCGTATGAACCAAGGTTGGACAAGCATTATTGAAAATCTTGGTAAGGCAGTGGAGGCTTAG
- a CDS encoding VUT family protein, with translation MRILFYLLSIVAANVVTAKFAPMQVGVFLVPMGTFLIGATFIFRDLVQNKYGRKKTYMLIGLALLMSALVSNFLGDTLLIVVASALAFLVAETTDTEIYTRLKLPMAWRVFYSGFVGGFLDSVIFVVIGLSPIGAGFLTWEMVIFAILGQVIFKTIIQAIGALVLNQIHTKFDKQEPLIS, from the coding sequence ATGAGAATTTTATTTTATTTATTGTCAATTGTTGCTGCTAACGTAGTAACAGCAAAATTTGCCCCAATGCAGGTAGGTGTTTTCTTAGTACCAATGGGAACATTCTTAATTGGTGCAACTTTTATTTTCAGGGATCTAGTTCAAAATAAATATGGGCGAAAAAAGACCTATATGTTAATTGGATTAGCTCTACTTATGTCAGCACTTGTTTCTAACTTCTTAGGTGACACACTACTGATTGTTGTTGCATCAGCCTTAGCATTTTTAGTCGCAGAAACAACGGATACTGAAATATATACAAGATTAAAATTACCAATGGCCTGGAGAGTGTTTTATAGCGGTTTTGTTGGTGGTTTCCTAGATTCAGTGATTTTTGTTGTGATAGGATTAAGCCCAATCGGGGCAGGATTCCTAACATGGGAAATGGTCATTTTTGCAATCCTAGGTCAAGTAATCTTTAAAACGATCATTCAAGCAATTGGTGCACTTGTGTTAAATCAAATTCACACAAAGTTTGATAAACAAGAACCACTAATTAGCTAA
- a CDS encoding NUDIX hydrolase, whose product MIRKAVGAIIYQEDEILLVHKVKMSEAKSGPEHIVGEWDFPKGGVKPSDVNLEEALLRELYEETGSKDYQVIRQFDQKVCFEFSQDIKEKIGYDSQETTMFYVEFQGDRVSLQPIDDEISQVKFVKRDQVLDELSYDETKEYYKLVVNKKCYS is encoded by the coding sequence ATGATTCGAAAAGCAGTAGGGGCAATAATTTATCAAGAAGATGAAATTCTACTTGTACATAAGGTGAAAATGAGCGAGGCAAAATCAGGTCCAGAACACATAGTAGGAGAATGGGATTTCCCGAAAGGTGGAGTCAAACCGTCTGATGTTAATCTTGAAGAAGCACTACTCCGTGAATTATATGAAGAAACCGGTTCAAAGGATTATCAAGTCATAAGGCAGTTTGACCAGAAAGTTTGCTTTGAATTTTCTCAGGATATAAAAGAAAAGATTGGCTATGATTCACAGGAAACAACAATGTTTTATGTTGAATTTCAAGGAGACCGAGTATCGTTACAACCTATTGATGATGAAATTAGTCAGGTCAAATTTGTTAAGAGAGACCAGGTCTTAGATGAACTAAGTTATGATGAGACAAAAGAGTATTATAAATTGGTGGTGAACAAAAAATGTTACTCCTAG
- a CDS encoding CPBP family intramembrane metalloprotease — translation MTEFILFLGLGLIGAFAVLPYQFSMMKEKIDEDRRNYPTKKIPPLPILKLISFFQTGILIGIAAFFGVKIAPIVGLDWPIINFLLEGTPIPYPLPSTLFWSVVIAILTVLFIVRLDLLFMKNIDSSKVKIPSRKQAITASFYGGLSEEIITRLFFMSLIVFLSTRLGFETSAYWIGIIVAALLFGLLHLPAAIGLFGKSPLVIGRTITLNFIPGIIFGYLFWKYGIEIAMFTHFCADILLHAVFAPYFNKKKEIKKNRKP, via the coding sequence ATGACAGAGTTTATACTTTTTTTAGGATTAGGTTTAATCGGAGCATTTGCCGTACTCCCTTATCAATTTTCCATGATGAAGGAGAAAATTGATGAAGATAGAAGGAATTATCCAACAAAGAAAATTCCACCACTTCCTATATTAAAGCTAATTAGCTTTTTTCAAACTGGGATATTAATCGGGATAGCAGCATTTTTCGGTGTAAAGATTGCTCCAATAGTAGGACTTGATTGGCCAATAATTAATTTTCTACTCGAAGGAACCCCCATTCCTTATCCACTCCCTTCTACGCTATTTTGGAGTGTAGTAATCGCCATTTTAACAGTATTGTTCATCGTTAGATTAGATTTACTATTTATGAAAAACATAGATTCATCAAAAGTGAAAATACCTTCTAGAAAACAAGCAATCACCGCTTCTTTTTACGGAGGATTATCTGAAGAAATCATCACCCGTCTTTTCTTTATGTCTCTTATTGTCTTCTTATCAACTAGATTGGGATTTGAAACGTCAGCTTATTGGATTGGGATTATTGTTGCTGCTTTACTTTTTGGATTATTACATTTACCTGCAGCGATTGGTTTGTTTGGAAAATCTCCACTAGTGATTGGAAGAACTATAACCCTAAATTTTATCCCTGGTATTATTTTCGGCTATTTGTTTTGGAAATATGGAATTGAAATAGCCATGTTTACACACTTTTGTGCAGATATACTTTTACATGCAGTTTTCGCACCTTATTTTAACAAGAAAAAGGAAATAAAAAAGAACAGAAAACCTTAG
- a CDS encoding manganese-dependent inorganic pyrophosphatase has product MEKVLIFGHKNPDTDTICSAIAYADLKTKLGMDVEPVRLGEVNGETQFALDTFKAEAPRLISSVATEAKKVILVDHNERQQSADGIEEVTVLEVIDHHRIANFETSDPLYYRCEPVGCTATILNKLYKENGVAIEKNIAGLMLSAIISDSLLFKSPTCTEQDVAAARELAEIAGVDADSYGLDMLKAGADLSDKTIAQLITLDAKEFQMGSYKVEIAQVNAVDTKEVLARQGEIEDALNAVIAAKNLDLFFFVVTDILNNDSVGLALGKQADAVEEAYNVKLDNNTALLKGVVSRKKQIVPVLTETLARR; this is encoded by the coding sequence ATGGAAAAAGTACTTATTTTCGGTCATAAGAACCCTGATACTGACACAATTTGTTCTGCGATTGCCTATGCAGATTTAAAAACGAAACTTGGCATGGATGTTGAGCCAGTTAGATTAGGAGAAGTTAATGGGGAAACTCAATTTGCTTTAGATACATTCAAAGCAGAAGCTCCTCGTTTAATTAGCTCTGTTGCAACTGAAGCTAAAAAAGTTATCTTAGTTGACCACAACGAGCGTCAACAAAGTGCAGATGGCATTGAAGAAGTGACGGTATTAGAAGTAATAGATCACCATCGTATCGCTAACTTTGAGACGAGTGATCCTTTATACTATCGTTGTGAACCAGTTGGTTGTACAGCAACAATCTTGAATAAACTATATAAAGAAAATGGTGTAGCAATTGAAAAGAACATTGCAGGTTTAATGCTTTCTGCAATCATTTCTGACTCGTTACTTTTCAAATCACCTACATGCACTGAGCAAGACGTCGCTGCAGCTCGTGAACTAGCTGAGATTGCTGGTGTAGATGCAGATAGTTATGGTCTTGATATGCTAAAAGCTGGTGCAGACTTAAGCGATAAAACAATTGCTCAATTAATTACTCTTGATGCAAAAGAGTTCCAAATGGGTAGCTATAAAGTGGAAATCGCACAAGTAAATGCAGTTGATACAAAAGAAGTTCTTGCTCGTCAAGGTGAGATTGAAGATGCACTAAATGCGGTTATCGCAGCTAAAAACTTAGATTTATTCTTCTTTGTAGTTACTGATATCCTAAATAATGATTCAGTAGGTCTTGCACTTGGTAAGCAGGCTGATGCTGTTGAAGAAGCATACAACGTTAAACTAGATAACAACACAGCCTTATTAAAAGGTGTTGTATCACGTAAAAAGCAAATCGTACCGGTTTTAACTGAAACATTAGCTAGACGATAA
- a CDS encoding DUF1648 domain-containing protein, translated as MFLENKRPKLNLKTTPLEYLLNGISLCLIILCATYLLSEWSSLPNQVPMHFNGVGKADGWGSKWTVWILLLIGSLLWVGMLILSHYPHVFNFLIEITDENAEFQYKNARLMLTIVNTIIIVDFAYSSYQIVQVAKGLSNGLGTWSMLIFILILLGTIFIFMFRSLRTK; from the coding sequence ATGTTCTTAGAAAACAAGCGTCCAAAACTCAACTTAAAAACAACACCGTTAGAATACTTATTAAACGGCATTTCCTTATGTTTAATCATTTTGTGTGCAACTTATTTACTATCTGAATGGAGCAGTTTACCCAATCAAGTGCCAATGCATTTTAATGGAGTTGGAAAGGCTGACGGATGGGGAAGTAAATGGACAGTTTGGATACTCCTTCTAATCGGAAGTCTATTGTGGGTAGGGATGTTAATCTTATCGCACTATCCACACGTATTTAATTTTCTAATAGAAATTACAGACGAAAACGCTGAGTTTCAATATAAAAATGCTCGATTAATGTTAACTATAGTTAATACAATTATCATCGTAGATTTTGCATATAGCAGTTATCAAATTGTTCAAGTAGCGAAAGGGCTTTCGAATGGATTAGGCACATGGAGTATGTTAATATTTATACTGATTCTATTGGGAACGATTTTTATCTTTATGTTTCGATCTCTACGAACAAAATAA
- a CDS encoding winged helix-turn-helix transcriptional regulator, with protein sequence MSQPAHKHDVFQAIADPTRREVLKLLAEKELPISEITSHFPMSRTAIAKHLNILSEAELVSGRKVGREKRYRLHPESFSELKDWLSYFEQYCSNKLSMLKHLVEEEDDSKLKIVKKKD encoded by the coding sequence GTGTCCCAGCCTGCGCATAAGCATGATGTTTTCCAAGCAATTGCAGACCCTACTCGTAGAGAAGTATTAAAATTATTAGCAGAAAAAGAGCTGCCTATTTCTGAGATTACCTCACATTTCCCAATGAGCCGAACAGCGATTGCAAAGCATTTGAATATTCTTTCAGAGGCTGAACTAGTTAGCGGGCGAAAGGTTGGAAGAGAGAAAAGATACAGGCTACACCCTGAATCCTTTTCCGAGTTAAAGGATTGGTTGTCCTATTTCGAACAATACTGTTCGAATAAACTTTCAATGCTTAAGCATCTTGTGGAGGAAGAAGATGATAGTAAGCTTAAAATTGTGAAGAAAAAAGATTAA
- a CDS encoding HlyC/CorC family transporter: MSIELIILLILIILNAFFAASEIALISLNDNKVKLMADSGDKKAQMLYNLLDEPSRFLATIQIGITLAGFLASAFAAGSFAGELTELLIALGVPIPIRILDTLSVFIVTLILSYFTLVLGELVPKRLALQKAEAISMFAVAPLTYLSKIVSPFVKLLTFSTNIIVRLFGVDPNAEDENVTEEEIRMMVDVGKERGTIQEAEKIMINNIFEFDNKTVSDIMTHRTNIVAIPIQYTLKETTRLVLDERYTRFPVYEENIDNIIGVLHSKDLIQFIENCEEERFNIRELLRDPYFVLESKQIDDLLKEMQEFNIHMAIAVDEYGGTDGIITIEDIIEEIVGNIFDEYDENEEDKNEIVELGNGQYLIAGSANLYTVEEIVKMDLPTDEFDTISGFVIGQIGYIPSAHDLPIVEYQNIIFSIEEMSDKRIMKVKITVKENEVNN, encoded by the coding sequence GTGAGTATTGAATTAATCATTCTTTTGATTTTAATAATACTGAATGCTTTCTTTGCTGCATCAGAGATTGCCCTAATCTCTTTAAATGATAATAAAGTAAAATTGATGGCGGATAGTGGAGATAAAAAAGCACAAATGCTCTATAACCTTCTGGATGAACCTAGCCGGTTTTTAGCTACGATTCAAATTGGGATCACTCTTGCAGGGTTTCTAGCGAGTGCGTTTGCAGCGGGTAGCTTTGCGGGGGAGTTAACAGAACTCCTTATTGCACTTGGTGTACCCATTCCTATACGAATACTTGATACGCTTTCGGTGTTTATTGTGACTCTTATTTTATCTTATTTTACATTAGTACTAGGAGAGCTCGTTCCAAAACGCCTAGCTTTACAAAAAGCAGAAGCTATATCAATGTTTGCAGTTGCTCCATTAACTTATCTTTCAAAAATTGTTTCACCATTTGTAAAGCTATTAACTTTTTCAACGAATATAATTGTCCGTCTATTTGGAGTAGACCCTAATGCGGAGGATGAAAATGTAACAGAAGAGGAAATTCGTATGATGGTGGATGTCGGAAAAGAGAGAGGGACAATACAGGAAGCCGAGAAAATAATGATTAATAATATTTTCGAATTTGATAACAAAACGGTTTCTGACATCATGACACATCGGACAAACATTGTCGCCATTCCCATACAATATACGCTCAAGGAAACGACTAGGTTAGTTTTAGATGAGAGATACACCAGGTTTCCAGTTTATGAAGAGAACATAGATAACATTATCGGTGTTTTGCATTCCAAGGATTTAATTCAATTTATCGAGAACTGTGAGGAAGAGCGATTTAATATTAGAGAGCTTTTAAGGGACCCCTATTTTGTTCTTGAATCGAAACAAATCGACGACCTTTTAAAAGAAATGCAGGAATTCAATATTCACATGGCTATTGCAGTTGATGAATATGGAGGCACAGATGGTATTATTACAATAGAAGATATTATTGAGGAAATCGTAGGTAATATTTTCGACGAATATGATGAAAATGAAGAGGATAAAAATGAAATCGTTGAGCTTGGTAATGGCCAATATCTAATAGCAGGAAGTGCCAACCTATATACAGTTGAAGAAATAGTGAAAATGGACTTGCCAACAGATGAATTCGACACAATAAGTGGCTTTGTGATTGGTCAAATCGGCTATATTCCTTCGGCTCATGATTTACCTATAGTTGAATATCAAAACATCATTTTTTCAATTGAAGAAATGAGTGATAAACGTATAATGAAAGTTAAGATAACGGTTAAGGAAAATGAAGTAAATAACTAA
- a CDS encoding ABC transporter permease: MKGSVTATTSVKKKSFDLFQFFYKYGTILTIFVLVAVFAAANPTFIQGNNLISILRSISIVTIIAIGITISLSVNGFDLSVGSVASLSNAIVISMFVWFSQNTVIAIFAAITAALLVGALNSFLIVKMKIPDMLLTLAMMFIIQGIALTYTKGATISQNMIMPDGSFAEGVISPFFASLGQVPWIIIIMIVVVVFVHIFLTYTKHGRYMYVIGGNIEAARLSGIPVNRYKVIAYLMSALFASIGGIILASRVMTAEINAGSPYLMDSVAAAFIGFSVLGAGKPNAFGTFVGAVLIGILQNGLVMMSVPYYAMDIVKGAVLAFALAITYYKLR, encoded by the coding sequence ATGAAGGGTTCAGTCACGGCAACTACGAGCGTAAAGAAAAAATCCTTTGATTTATTTCAGTTTTTTTATAAATATGGAACGATCCTGACAATCTTTGTGTTAGTTGCTGTTTTTGCCGCTGCTAACCCAACTTTTATTCAGGGAAACAATCTAATTAGTATTTTGAGATCTATTTCTATCGTAACTATCATTGCGATTGGAATAACCATCTCTCTTTCAGTTAATGGTTTTGATTTATCAGTAGGCTCGGTGGCCTCGTTATCTAATGCAATTGTCATATCCATGTTTGTCTGGTTTTCTCAGAATACGGTGATTGCCATTTTTGCGGCGATTACTGCAGCCTTGTTGGTGGGGGCTTTAAACTCCTTTTTGATTGTTAAAATGAAAATTCCAGACATGCTATTAACCTTAGCAATGATGTTTATTATTCAGGGAATTGCTCTTACCTACACAAAGGGTGCTACAATTTCTCAAAATATGATTATGCCTGATGGCAGCTTTGCAGAAGGAGTGATTAGCCCATTTTTTGCTAGTCTTGGTCAGGTTCCTTGGATTATTATCATTATGATTGTCGTTGTCGTTTTCGTTCATATTTTTCTAACGTACACAAAGCATGGGAGGTACATGTATGTGATTGGGGGAAATATAGAAGCAGCAAGATTATCTGGTATTCCTGTTAATCGCTATAAGGTTATTGCCTATCTTATGTCTGCTCTGTTTGCTTCAATTGGGGGAATTATATTGGCATCAAGAGTCATGACTGCAGAAATCAACGCAGGCTCGCCATATCTAATGGACTCAGTTGCAGCTGCATTTATCGGCTTTTCTGTATTAGGAGCTGGTAAACCGAATGCGTTTGGTACATTTGTTGGTGCTGTTTTAATTGGAATTTTACAAAACGGACTGGTCATGATGTCCGTTCCTTACTATGCCATGGACATTGTAAAAGGAGCAGTGTTAGCCTTTGCACTTGCAATAACCTATTATAAATTGAGATAA
- a CDS encoding MFS transporter has protein sequence MSKTSKKNSLLLLFGIGTSTFGDFIYLVAINILVLQITNSAAAVAGLWIMGPIASILTKFWSGSVIDRMNKRNLMIASDIFRALLVAVIPFLTSIWLIYACLFFLSIAKAFFEPTSMTYITKLIPQEQRKKFNSFRSLVTSGAFLMGPAIAGILLIISSAKVAIWINSVTFIISAIILLLLPNLEKNNSISQGNVLSLTNLKQDWRHVLVFSKDSKYIVMIYAIAQFIMVIALGMDAQEVVFTQKVLGLSEAEFGYLISITGIGHIIGALTVSVFSKRLSIQQLIGIGYLMVAIGYLIYAFSFSFTSVAVGFIILGYFNAFYNTGFMTFVQNNVPTDMMGRILSVFGTFQSFLQIAFILLIGFTGEILELRYTIIIASVLNMVVSLALILLVYRPSRAIFFRETNELSN, from the coding sequence TTGAGTAAGACATCAAAAAAGAATTCATTACTACTTTTATTCGGAATAGGAACATCAACCTTTGGTGATTTCATTTACCTTGTTGCTATTAATATCCTGGTCTTGCAAATCACCAATTCTGCTGCGGCGGTAGCCGGCTTATGGATCATGGGGCCAATTGCTTCCATACTGACTAAATTTTGGTCAGGGAGCGTCATTGATCGAATGAACAAGCGAAATCTAATGATTGCATCAGACATATTTCGTGCACTTTTAGTAGCCGTTATACCTTTTTTAACATCCATATGGCTTATCTATGCTTGTCTATTTTTTCTTTCTATCGCAAAAGCATTTTTTGAGCCTACATCAATGACCTATATTACCAAACTAATCCCTCAGGAGCAGCGGAAGAAATTTAATTCATTTCGTAGTTTAGTAACATCCGGTGCGTTTTTAATGGGTCCCGCGATTGCTGGTATTTTATTAATTATTAGCTCTGCGAAAGTTGCTATCTGGATTAATTCAGTTACATTTATTATTTCAGCAATCATCTTATTACTCTTACCAAATCTAGAAAAGAACAATAGTATTTCACAAGGAAATGTTTTAAGCCTCACTAATCTTAAACAGGATTGGCGACATGTTCTAGTCTTTAGTAAAGACAGTAAGTATATTGTAATGATCTATGCGATTGCCCAGTTTATAATGGTCATTGCTTTAGGGATGGATGCTCAGGAGGTTGTCTTCACCCAAAAGGTACTTGGGCTATCAGAAGCAGAATTTGGGTATTTAATAAGTATTACAGGAATAGGCCATATAATAGGCGCTTTGACTGTGTCAGTTTTTTCAAAGAGACTCTCCATCCAGCAGTTAATCGGAATTGGTTATTTAATGGTTGCTATTGGGTATCTTATTTACGCTTTTTCGTTCTCTTTCACATCTGTCGCAGTTGGTTTTATCATACTAGGTTACTTTAATGCTTTCTATAACACTGGTTTCATGACGTTTGTTCAAAATAACGTACCAACCGATATGATGGGGCGGATCTTAAGTGTGTTTGGGACATTCCAAAGTTTCCTTCAAATTGCATTTATCTTGTTAATTGGTTTTACTGGAGAGATTCTAGAACTACGATATACTATTATCATCGCCTCAGTACTTAACATGGTTGTTAGCTTAGCTTTAATCTTACTAGTATATAGGCCATCTAGAGCGATCTTTTTTAGAGAAACGAACGAATTGTCGAATTAG